The following proteins are encoded in a genomic region of Oryza brachyantha chromosome 11, ObraRS2, whole genome shotgun sequence:
- the LOC102716649 gene encoding 50S ribosomal protein L24-like, producing MGWKATEKLIRHWKILCGDNVNLFPPAFLLVPYMFSQNLQFLSVCFQVMIIRGKDKGKSGLIKRVIRSQNRVIVEGKNLVKKHIKQGEGYTGGIFSIEAPLHVSNVQVLDPGKPGKIGYKYLEDGTKVRFARGMNASGVMIPRPEILKERRKPTPTSPGPKDTPIDLVLEKTYDAKAEIGMPDL from the exons ATGGGGTGGAAGGCTACGGAGAAGCTCATCAGGCACTGGAAGATCCTCTGCGGTGACAATGTGAATCTCTTTCCCCCAGCTTTCCTCCTCGTCCCCTATATGTTCTCGCAAAATCTCCAATTTCTCTCTGTTTGCTTCCAGGTGATGATCATAAGAGGCAAGGATAAGGGGAAGAGCGGGCTCATCAAGCGGGTCATCCGGTCGCAAAACCGTGTCATTGTCGAGGGAAAGAATCTG GTTAAGAAGCATATTAAGCAAGGGGAAGGATATACAGGTGGGATTTTCTCAATTGAAGCCCCACTTCATGTTTCAAATGTTCAAGTACTTGATCCTGG GAAACCAGGTAAGATTGGATACAAGTATTTGGAAGATGGAACTAAAGTCAGGTTTGCTAGAGGAATGAATGCATCTGGTGTTATGATACCTAGGCCAGAAATTTTGAAGGAACGAAGAAAGCCAACACCTACATCAC CTGGCCCGAAGGATACACCAATTGACCTTGTGCTGGAGAAAACCTATGATGCCAAGGCTGAAATTGGAATGCCTGATCTATAA
- the LOC102716926 gene encoding probable carboxylesterase 17 isoform X2: MAATKEQQEAANPARVLVESVTNWIRVYSDDSVDRLCPPEAAPFMEIVRPYEEPRDGVTVHDVATDRGVDVRLYLTAPEEEEPTTMARRRRRPVLLHFHGGAFCVSHAAWSLYHHFYARLTVELDVAGIVSVVLPLAPEHRLPAAIDAGHAALLWLRDVASGGSSNVALDPAVERLRSAADFSRVFLIGDSAGGVLVHNVAARAGEAGAEPLDPIRLAGGVLLHPGFIGPEKSRSELENPPTPLMTQETVDKFVMLALPVGTTGRDHPYTSPAAAARAAEGARLPPMLLMVAEEDMLRDPQVEYGEAMARAGKAVETVLSRGRGIGHVFYLNWFAVESDPVAAARARELVDAVKSFVDSH; the protein is encoded by the coding sequence ATGGCCGCCACCAAGGAGCAGCAAGAGGCAGCTAACCCGGCCAGGGTGCTGGTCGAGTCCGTCACGAACTGGATCCGCGTCTACTCCGACGACTCCGTCGACCGGCTGTGCCCGCCGGAGGCTGCCCCTTTCATGGAAATCGTCCGGCCGTATGAGGAGCCACGTGACGGGGTCACCGTCCACGACGTCGCCACGGACCGTGGCGTCGACGTCCGCCTCTACCTcacggcgccggaggaggaggagcctaCGACGATggcccggcgccgtcgccgcccggtTCTACTTCATTTCCACGGCGGCGCCTTCTGCGTCTCCCACGCAGCGTGGTCGCTTTACCATCACTTCTACGCCCGCCTCACCGTGGAGCTCGACGTCGCGGGCATCGTCTCCGTCGTCCTCCCGCTCGCGCCGGagcaccgcctccccgccgccattGACGCCGGCCACGCCGCCCTGCTCTGGCTGCGTGACGTCGCGTCCGGCGGTAGCTCCAATGTTGCGCTCGACCCTGCGGTGGAACGTctccgcagcgccgccgaCTTCTCCCGCGTGTTCCTCATCGGCGACAGCGCGGGCGGCGTCCTCGTGCACAACGTGGCGGCACGCGCCGGCGAGGCTGGGGCGGAGCCCCTCGACCCGATacgcctcgccggcggggtCCTCCTCCACCCCGGGTTCATCGGGCCGGAGAAGAGCCGGTCGGAGCTGGAGAACCCGCCTACCCCGCTCATGACGCAGGAGACGGTGGACAAGTTCGTGATGCTGGCGCTGCCGGTAGGAACCACCGGCAGGGACCACCCGTACacgtctccggcggcggcagcaagggcggcggagggcgcgcGGCTGCCACCGATGCTGCTGATGGTCGCGGAGGAGGACATGCTGCGTGATCCGCAGGTGGAGTACGGAGAGGCcatggcgcgcgcggggaagGCGGTGGAGACGGTGCTCAGCCGCGGCCGCGGGATCGGCCACGTATTCTACCTCAACTGGTTCGCGGTGGAGTCCGAccccgtcgcggcggcgcgggcacggGAGCTCGTCGATGCCGTCAAGAGCTTCGTCGATAGCCACTGA
- the LOC102716926 gene encoding probable carboxylesterase 17 isoform X1 produces MATLPQMAATKEQQEAANPARVLVESVTNWIRVYSDDSVDRLCPPEAAPFMEIVRPYEEPRDGVTVHDVATDRGVDVRLYLTAPEEEEPTTMARRRRRPVLLHFHGGAFCVSHAAWSLYHHFYARLTVELDVAGIVSVVLPLAPEHRLPAAIDAGHAALLWLRDVASGGSSNVALDPAVERLRSAADFSRVFLIGDSAGGVLVHNVAARAGEAGAEPLDPIRLAGGVLLHPGFIGPEKSRSELENPPTPLMTQETVDKFVMLALPVGTTGRDHPYTSPAAAARAAEGARLPPMLLMVAEEDMLRDPQVEYGEAMARAGKAVETVLSRGRGIGHVFYLNWFAVESDPVAAARARELVDAVKSFVDSH; encoded by the coding sequence ATGGCGACATTGCCACAGATGGCCGCCACCAAGGAGCAGCAAGAGGCAGCTAACCCGGCCAGGGTGCTGGTCGAGTCCGTCACGAACTGGATCCGCGTCTACTCCGACGACTCCGTCGACCGGCTGTGCCCGCCGGAGGCTGCCCCTTTCATGGAAATCGTCCGGCCGTATGAGGAGCCACGTGACGGGGTCACCGTCCACGACGTCGCCACGGACCGTGGCGTCGACGTCCGCCTCTACCTcacggcgccggaggaggaggagcctaCGACGATggcccggcgccgtcgccgcccggtTCTACTTCATTTCCACGGCGGCGCCTTCTGCGTCTCCCACGCAGCGTGGTCGCTTTACCATCACTTCTACGCCCGCCTCACCGTGGAGCTCGACGTCGCGGGCATCGTCTCCGTCGTCCTCCCGCTCGCGCCGGagcaccgcctccccgccgccattGACGCCGGCCACGCCGCCCTGCTCTGGCTGCGTGACGTCGCGTCCGGCGGTAGCTCCAATGTTGCGCTCGACCCTGCGGTGGAACGTctccgcagcgccgccgaCTTCTCCCGCGTGTTCCTCATCGGCGACAGCGCGGGCGGCGTCCTCGTGCACAACGTGGCGGCACGCGCCGGCGAGGCTGGGGCGGAGCCCCTCGACCCGATacgcctcgccggcggggtCCTCCTCCACCCCGGGTTCATCGGGCCGGAGAAGAGCCGGTCGGAGCTGGAGAACCCGCCTACCCCGCTCATGACGCAGGAGACGGTGGACAAGTTCGTGATGCTGGCGCTGCCGGTAGGAACCACCGGCAGGGACCACCCGTACacgtctccggcggcggcagcaagggcggcggagggcgcgcGGCTGCCACCGATGCTGCTGATGGTCGCGGAGGAGGACATGCTGCGTGATCCGCAGGTGGAGTACGGAGAGGCcatggcgcgcgcggggaagGCGGTGGAGACGGTGCTCAGCCGCGGCCGCGGGATCGGCCACGTATTCTACCTCAACTGGTTCGCGGTGGAGTCCGAccccgtcgcggcggcgcgggcacggGAGCTCGTCGATGCCGTCAAGAGCTTCGTCGATAGCCACTGA